The Methanosarcinales archaeon genome includes the window TTTTCAAATGCATCATCCACAACATCGATGCTGTGCCAGCCCATGATAAGTAGAATACGACCTTCAGTATAAATAATTTCCTCAAACTTATATAAAATTGAACTGTAATGATAATCCGTTTATTACCAAATCTGATTCAGAATACTTTTTATTTGTTTAATTAAATTGTTCAAATCAGACATTTCTCATGAAATGTGGGGAATTTCATATTGGGGTAGTTAAATGAAAGTAACAATGAGCTTTATAGAACCAGAAAAACTAAGAATGATCAATGAGATTCAGGCTGCCAGAAAGGAATTTGATAAAATTGAAATGAATAAAACAATAAAGTCAATGCCTAATTAATTAATGGCTTAGGTTGTTTCTCTTCAGGTAGGACAGGGAGAAGCATGGTGTTTATTATGAGGGGGGATTCTATATTTTTTGCTCTTTCAATAAGCAGCTCTTTTCCATTCAGGGTAAGCCCGAAAAGTGGAATAGCTGTACCTACCTGAATGAGGGGTTTTACCAGTCCCCGAATATTTTCTGAAGCACAACCAGTGATTACATCTACCTGTTTTAACAATTCTGCTGCGTCGTGGCTGCATATTCCGGTAAGATGAGCAGCCATTATTGTTACTTCAATACCCAGTTTCTGTTTCATTTCCAGTATTCGAACAGCTGAATTCACATCCACGACCGATACAGCAATTCTGGTATAACCTTTAGATGCTGCCAGTTCCAGTCCTGCTGCCTGATCAATTCTGGCTGATTTTGGGTCCAATACATAACCTCCCCTCTCATGGATGGCCTCTATCACTTCAGAAATGGGCTCTGTTTCTATCAGTCCTGAAATCTGAGCGCCCATACCCTGGACCAGTTCGGGATTTGAAGTAACAACTGTTCCGGCTCCGTCGCATACTGTGACAGTGGAATCTATGAGGCCTCTACCTAGCGCTGTCATCATAATCTCAGATATACCAAAACTTGCGAACACTCCCAGATCCAAACGCCTGCCCGGCGTGAACATACCAAAATCCTTTATCCGCTGCTCCATGTTCCGGATAGCCGACTCTTTTGTAATTTCCTTGATCCCACTGGCTTTGTTCCAGAGGGGACACCAGGTTATTTTGGGCTGGCCAGCCTCAATTACCTTGCCGTCCTTTACCAGTACCCTGGTCATTCCCAGGATCTCCATGATATGGGGTATTTCTATCCCTCCTTAATATATCCAAGCAGTTCCATCAGGTCCTCGGCTTTTTTGTGAGATATATTATCTTTGATCCTGTCCAGCAGGATATCCAAATATTCATCTTCTAGACAACTCAGGCACTCATCACCCTGGAAAATAAGGTCTGCCAGATATTCCAGATCTGCCGTGGACAATGCATCAAGCCGTGATTTGAATTCCTGTCCCGAACTACTGAATCGCTTGCTTACTGGTGGTAATATGGAACGAAAAGCAGGAGGGAAATTATCAATATCCAGTTCAGGGACCATTTTTCTTAATAATTCCATATCCCGGGATGTAAGCTTTCGAGCCATACCATATACTCATGGAATATGGAAGATATAATTAATTCGG containing:
- a CDS encoding DUF2099 family protein; this encodes MPHIMEILGMTRVLVKDGKVIEAGQPKITWCPLWNKASGIKEITKESAIRNMEQRIKDFGMFTPGRRLDLGVFASFGISEIMMTALGRGLIDSTVTVCDGAGTVVTSNPELVQGMGAQISGLIETEPISEVIEAIHERGGYVLDPKSARIDQAAGLELAASKGYTRIAVSVVDVNSAVRILEMKQKLGIEVTIMAAHLTGICSHDAAELLKQVDVITGCASENIRGLVKPLIQVGTAIPLFGLTLNGKELLIERAKNIESPLIINTMLLPVLPEEKQPKPLIN